CCCGAAACTGCCTGCCCTGAATTCTGGGTGCCCAGCGAGCCACTGTCTGTCGTGTCAGGTCATCGAGATCGGATACGGAAGTACGTTCGACTCGCGCGACCAGATGAATACCTGGCGTACGGGCCATGCATTGCTCCAACTGCTCGAGGGTATGTCTCTCGAGCGTATCGGGCAATCGCGCCCAGATCTGATCCCACTCGGCACGTACTCGAGCTCCCGGTTCCACACGCCGCAGAGCGTTACGCAGGTTGGTGGCCAGAATCTTGCCCAGGTGACGACGAACGGAAGGCGATTTGATGGTGATGTCAGCTGACAGCGTTAGGTGATAGAGCATCTGAAGGCATTGGTACTGAGGTAAGAAGTAGTGCCACCAGTTGATCGGGAGGGATCAACTGGGGCGGGATGGACTATGCGGGATTGAGCGAGAGCGTTACTGACCAGATGCCACCTGAAGCTGGCATCAGTCGCTGACTCAGTAGAGCGCCTGCTCCTCCAGGACCACTTCCTTGAGCAGCTCAAGAAACAGACGGTCGGCTTCGGAGTGATCCTCGGCGGTATCCGGGATGTGAATGCTGGTGGTGTCAGAGATTTCGTTGGCTATAGCTGCCAGCACATCTGCGTCAGGGCCATTGCTGGCGAAGTGCCGGCGAGCGATATCCAGGGAGGTTTCGAGGACACTCGGGTCCTGCAGCAACTTCTTTATGAACCCCGATAGCTCGTTGATGATTCGGGTTTTCTGGATTTCGGAAGAAGACATCTGTGTTATCCCCAATGGCCGTGCCGATTAATGCGCCAACCATAGCATGTTTCGAGTTCCGGCAGTGAGTGTTGGAGCACACCGAGCGGTGGGGTATGCAGCACGATGCCAGAGCGTCGTGAGAATTTTGTAACTTAAGAAAAATTTGATCTTGCTCAGTCAGTGCGACAGAGGTTTGTCACCAATTGTTAATGTATGTTACGTTCATGGTGTTACGTGTTGCTTGCTGTGTTTGCAAAGGGTTCTTCTATTCAGCTTAAAAAGAGGGCTCGTCTATTCAGCTTAGAAAGAATTAGCTAATAGAGAGAGCTTTAGCATAAATGACAATAAACATTCGGGCTGAGAGTGGTTTGTGACTTTTTAAAGAGTTGTGATTTTTTCGAGAGTTGCGACTTCTTTCAAGAGAAGTCTGTATGAGAAGACATCATCCTGATCTTGCAGGCTCATTGTATCGGCACTAGTTTTTAGTAACAGCCATATCCACTAATCATAATGTAAAGAAAGCGTATATATCCCCCTGGACTTCAAGGCACAAGGTGTTCGGTCCCGAACCTATTGCTGTTTGACGATAAAGCAGGCGTCAGAGGTAATGCTATGAATCAAGTCTTCAGAATCATCTGGAACCGCACATTGGGTCGCTTTGTCATTGCCTCTGAGATGGCGCGTTCCTCGGGTAAGTCGACGGTGTCGCGGGGCATTGCCGGTGGTGTCATTCTGAGTGGCGTGCTCGCCATGGGGTTGGGCGGCAGTGATGATGCCTTGGCTCGGAAGTTCGCCAACGATGGCGCCACTTGTAATTCGAGTGGGGGGTCAACGGAGGTAGGCCGACTAACCACTGGGGCAACAAATAGCGATCCTGTGGATGGTTCCGGCACCTACTCTACGGTGGCAGGATGTAATGCCGACGGTAACAATCAACTCGCGGCGACGGCTTATGGCACATTCTCCGAGGTAAGGGGCGCTGGCGGTCTTGCTGTCGGCTTCAATAGCCAGGCGACCAAATGGGCCACCGCGCTCGGCCTGGAAACCCGTGCGACACAGACGGCGGCTACCGCTCTGGGCTTTGGTAGCCAGGCCACGGCACTCAACGCGATTGCGATCGGTGCTGCCGGTGGGGATGGCACAACGCCGCTGTCGGTGGCGAATTCGACCATTGCCTCCGGCTCGCATTCCATCGCCATCGGTGCTGATAACGTCCGTGGTGCGCAGGCAAAAGGGAAAAGTTCCATTGCGCTGGGTGGACAGGCTTTGGCAGCGGGGGCGGGAGATATCGCGATTGGCCAGGAAGCCACGGTATTCGGAAGGGATGATGGTATTTCCGCTGTTACCATTGGGTTCAAGAGCAATGCGATGGGGGCTGCGGCCACGGCATTGGGGAATAGCACCAATGCCTCTGCGGACTTCTCTCTGGCTCTGGGAAATTTTGCGGCCTCAAGTGCTCGTAACTCGGCAGCGGTTGGTAACAGCGCGTCTGCCAGTGGTGTTGGTGCTTCCGCATTCGGTAACTTCTCCAGTGCTCAGGGGCCCAATGCCACGGCGTTGGGGGGCGGTGGTGAGCCTGGGTCCTTCCAGGGGGCGCAGGCACTCGCCGGTGGTGCAACGGCGATTGGCGGTAACGCTGTGCGTGGCGCCAGTGCGGACGGTGTCAACAGTATTGCCGTGGGAGGAGAGGCCACGTCGAGTGGTGTCGATGCCATTGCGATAGGCACCGGTTCCATCGCTTCAGGCAATCAGTCGATCAGCATTGGTTTGCGTAATGACGTCAGTGGTACGGGAAGCGGCGCGATCGGTGATCCGACCACGATCACAGGGGCTGGCTCCTATTCGCTGGGCAACGACAACACCATTGCTGCCGATAACGCCGGCACCTTCGGTAATGACAACGTCCTCGGCGCTGATGCCGATGGCAGCCGCATTATCGGTAATGCCAATGGCACTTCAACCACGCCGATCTCTGCAGCCGACGCTTTCATCATCGGCAATAATGCCGATGTGACCGTCGACGGTGGCGTGGCATTGGGTAGTGAGTCGGTGGCGGATACTGCCGGTGGGGTCGCCGGATATGACCCGTTGACCGGGGCTGCGAGCACAGACATCACCAGCACATGGCTGAGCACAAATAGCGCCATCAGTGTCGGTGATGCCGATAACGATGTGACTCGTCAGATCACCGGGGTTGCCGCAGGTACTTCGGACACCGACGCAGTCAATATCGCCCAGCTAAAGGCCAGTGAAACGCACTACTACAGCGTCAACGACAATGGTGTGCAGGGCGGCAACTACGCCAACGATGGCGCCACCGGCATCAATGCGATTGCCTCGGGTGTGGATGCGTCGGCAACGGCGGATGGCGCTATCGCGATGGGCAGTGGCGCCGAAGCATCCGCGCTTCGTGATGTCATGATCGGTGATGGTGCGGGTGACAATGCTGGCACCGGTGGGCGAGACAACATTGCTATCGGCGGATTTGCGGGCCAGGGGCGTGGAGATAGCGGTAGCTTCAATGTGGCCACTGGTTTCATGGCCGGCCAGAACGTTACTGGAAATAACAATGCCGCATACGGCCGTTCGGCCGGCCAGAACGTGGAAGGTAGCAATAATCTCGCCCTTGGCACGGGTGCTGGGCGTGGTACCGATCCCTCGCTTCGGCTAGAGGCTGACCGCACGGTATCCATCGGTAACGGGGCACTGGCCTCGGCTGACGACGCCATCGCGATTGGCTCGGGCGCGCAGGCCAATGGTTTGCAGGCCATCAGCATTGGTACCGGCAACCAGGTGGATGGCGACAACTCCGGTGCGATCGGCGACCCGACCACGATCACCGGGGATGGCTCCTATTCGCTGGGCAACGACAACACCATTGCTGCCGATAACGCCGGTACTTTCGGTAATGACAACGTCCTCGGCGCTGATGCCGATGGCAGCCGCGTTATCGGTAATGGCAATGGCACTTCAACCACGCCGATCTCTGCCGCCGATGCCTTTATCATCGGCAACAATGCCGATGTGACCGTTGATGGTGGCGTGGCATTGGGCAGTGAGTCTGCGGCGGATACTGCCGGTGGGGTCGCTGGATATGACCCGGTGACTGGTGGTGCGAGCACTGACACCACCAGCACATGGCTGAGCACACGTAGCACCATCAGTGTCGGCGATGCCGATAACGATGTGACGCGTCAGATCACCGGGGTTGCCGCAGGCACCTCGGACACTGACGCGGTCAATGTCGCGCAGTTGAAAGGTGTGGAGGACCTCGCTACCTCCTCACTGACCTTCGCTGGTGATGGTGGTACCAACGTCGAGCGTCAACTCGGTGAGACTCTCAACATCACCGGTGGTGCCACAGGCGCGCTGACCGATGGCAATATCGGCGTGGTCGGTGATGGCACCGACACTCTCGCGCTGCAACTTGCCGAAGATATCGACCTTGGCGCCAATGGCAGTGTCACCGCGGGCGACAGCCTGCTCGATACCAACGGCCTGACGGTGGACGATGGCGCGGGCAATGTGGCCTCCACTACGGCCACCGGTACCACGGTAACCGACGGCACCACCACCACGGCGATGACGGCGGGTGGCCTGACCAGCGGCAATATCAATCTGGACGGCACCAGCGACGAGATCACCGGCCTGTCCAACACCACACTCACCGATCCCGGCTTCGCGACGGAAGGCCGAGCAGCCACCGAGGAGCAGTTGGATCTGGTCAACCAGACCGCCAAAACCGGTTGGAACCTGACCGCCGAGGGTGCCGATGGTACCAATGTGGCGCCGGGCGACACAGTGGATCTGAGCAACAGCGATGGCAACCTGGTGATCGCCAAGAACGCCACCGATGGTGCTCAGGAAGACGTGACCTTCGAGCTGGCCGACGATGTCACGGTGGATAGTGTCACCGCGGGCGACAGCCTACTCGATACCAACGGTCTGACGGTGGACGAAGGCGCGGGCAACGTGGCCACCACCACGGCCACCGGCACCACGGTAACTGACGGTACTACCATCACGGCGATGACGGCGGGAGGCCTGACCAGCGGCAATATCAACCTGGACGGCACCAGCGACGAGATCACCGGACTGTCCAACACTACGCTGACTGATCCCGGCTTCGCGACGGAAGGCCGAGCAGCCACCGAGGAGCAGTTGGACCTGGCCAGTCAGAACCTGACCGATCAGGGGCTGAACTTCGCCGGTGACAGCGGTACCGATGTGCACCGCGATCTGGGGCAGACGCTTAACCTGAATGGCGGTGCGGATGCCAGCGGCAACACCAATATCAGCACGGTGGCCAATGGCACGGATGGGCTCGCGATCGTGATGACCGATCAGCCGACCTTCGGCGATGTGACGGTCAATACCGGGGGTGGCGGCACCATCAACGAGCTGAGCAACCTGACCTTCGACCCGGATAGCTTCACCTCCGGGCAGGCGGCCACCGAGGATCAACTGGCCGCGGTCAGCGATGTGGCCAACACCGGTTGGAACCTGACCGCCGAGGGCGCCGATGGCACCAATGTGGCACCGGGCGACACGGTGGATCTGAGCAATACCGACGGCAACCTGGTGATCGCCAAGAACGCCACCGATGGTGCTGAGGAAGACGTGACCTTCGATCTGGCCGACGACATCACGGTGGATATCGTCACCGCAGGCGATAGCCTGCTCGATACCAACGGCCTGACGGTGGACGATGGCGCGGGCAATGTGGCGAGCACCACGGCCACCGGCACCATGGTCACCGACGGTACCACCACCACGGCGATGATGGCGGGAGGCCTGACCAGCGGCAATATCAACCTGGACGGCACCAGCAACGAGATCACCGGCCTGTCCAACACCACGCTCACCGATCCCGGCTTCGCGACGGAAGGCCGAGCGGCTACCGAGGAGCAGTTGGATCTGGTCAACCAGACCGCCAACACCGGCTGGAACCTGACCGCCGAGGGCGCCGATGGCACCAATGTGGCGCCGGGCGACACGGTGGATCTGAGCAATACCGACGGCAACCTGGTGATCGCCAAGAACGCCACCGATGGTGCTCAGGAAGACGTGACCTTCGATCTGGCCGACGACATCACGGTGGATAGTGTCACCGCGGGCGACAGCCTACTCGATACCAACGGCCTGACGGTGGACGATGGCGCGGGCAACGTGGCCACCACTACGGCCACCGGTACCACGGTAACCGACGGCACCACCACCACGGCGATGACGGCGGGAGGCCTGACCAGCGGCAATATCAATCTGGACGGCACCAGCGACGAGATCACCGGCCTGTCCAACACCACGCTCACCGATCCCGGCTTCGCGACGGAAGGTCGTGCGGCTACCGAGGAGCAGTTGGATCTGGTCAACCAGACCGCCAACACCGGCTGGAACCTGACCGCCGAGGGCGCCGATGGCACCAATGTGGCGCCGGGCGACACAGTGGATCTGAGCAACAGCGACGGCAACCTGGTGATCGCCAAGAACGCCACCGATGGTGCTGAGGAAGATGTGATCTTCGATCTGGCCGACGACATCACGGTGGATAGCGTCACCGCGGGCGACAGCCTGCTCGATACCAACGGCCTGACGGTGGACGATGGCGCGGGCAATGTGGCCTCCACTACGGCCACCGGTACCACGGTAACCGACGGCACCACCACCACGGCGATGACGGCGGGAGGCGTGACCAGCGGCAATATCAATCTGGACGGCACCAGCGACGAGATCACCGGCCTGTCCAACACCACACTCACCGATCCCGGCTTCGCGACGGAAGGCCGAGCAGCCACCGAGGAGCAGTTGGATCTGGTCAACCAGACCGCCAACACCGGCTGGAACCTGACCGCCGAGGGCGCCGATGGCACCAATGTGGCGCCGGGCGACACGGTGGATCTGAGCAATACCGACGGCAACCTGGTGATCGCCAAGAACGCCACCGATGGTGCTGAGGAAGGCGTGACCTTCGATCTCGCTGACGATGTCACGATCGGCAACAGCCTGACCATCAACAACGGCCCGACGCTCAATGACAACGGCATCGACATGGGGGGGGACAGGATCACCAATGTCGGCGGGCCAACGAATGGAGGCGATGCAGTCAATCTCGACTACTTCAACGAGAACAAGGCTCACTACTATAGCGTCAATGATGGCGGTACCCAGGGAGGGAACTACGCCAACGATGGCGCCACCGGCATCAATGCCATTGCCTCGGGTGTGGATGCGTCGGCAACGGCGGATGGCGCTATCGCGATGGGCAGTGGCGCCGAAGCATCCGCGTTTCGTGATGTCATGATCGGTGATGGCGCGGGTGCCAATGCTGGCACCGGTGGGCGGGATAACATAGCCATTGGTGGCTCGGCAGGCCAGTAACGCGGCGCCAATGGCAGCTTCAATGTGGCCACGGGTTTCACGGCAGGCCGGAACGTTACCGGCAACGCCAATACCGCGTACGGTCGTATGGCCGGCCAGAACGTGGAAGGTTCCGAGAACCTGGCTTTCGGCACGGCTGCTGGGCGTAACGTGACAGGCTCGGACAACGTCGGGATCGGTCAAAATGCTGGGGAGGGCGTGGACGGCATCAACAACCTTGCAATCGGCCATGAGACTGGACGATCGGTAACCGGGAGTCAGAACGTTGGCTTGGGGATTAGCGCTGGTGCCGGGGTTACTGGTTTCAATAACGTGGGTGTCGGGGCGCTTGCGGGTGGGTCCTCCGAAGGTGATTACAATGTCGGGGTTGGTGAGAGGGCCGGTCGGATTGTGACTGGCGACAGCAATGCGGCTTTAGGCCATTTTGCGGGTAATCGAGTAACCGGTAGCGACAATGTAGCCATTGGACACTATGCGGGCACCCAGGTGCATGTCGACCCGGCGCTTCGGGTTGAGGCTGACCGTACGGTATCCATCGGTAACAGGGCCGTAGCCATGGCCGACGATGCCATCGCGATTGGTTCGGGCGCGCAGGCCAACGGGTTGCAGGCCATCAGCATTGGTACCGGCAACCAGGTGGATGGCGATAACTCCGGTGCGATCGGCGACCCGACCACGATCACCGGGTCCGGCTCCTATTCGCTGGGCAACGACAACACCATTGCTGCCGATAACGCTGGCACCTTCGGTAATGACAACGTCCTCGGCGCTGATGCCGATGGCAGCCGTATCATCGGTAATGGCAACGATGTCGATGTAGCGGATGCCTTCGTGATCGGTAATGGCGCGGATGTCACCGTGGCTGAGGGCGTGGCGCTGGGCAACGGTTCGATTGCCGATACCGGTGCGGGCGTTGCGGGTTATAACCCGGCCACGGGTGCCGCCGATGGCCTGGATGCGGGCATTGCCGCGACCCAGAGTACTACCGGGGCGCTGGCGGTGGGCGATGCCGGTGGCGGGGTGTTCCGTCAGATCACAGGAGTCGCGGCGGGTACCGAAGACAGTGATGCGGTCAATGTGGCGCAGTTGAAAGGTGTGGAGGATCTCGCCACTACCCCGCTGACTTTCGCGGGTGACAGCGGCAGCAACGTCGATCGTCAGCTTGGTGAGACCCTCAACGTCACTGGCGGTGCCGCGGGCACGTTGACCAGTGGCAATATCGGCGTGGTTGGTGATGGCACCGACACCCTCGAACTGCAACTCGCAGAAGACCTCGATCTCGGTGCCAACGGCAGTGTCACCGCGGGCGACAGCCTGCTCGATACCAATGGCCTGACGGTGGACGATGGCGCGGGCAACGTGGCCACGACCACGGCCACCGGCAGCACGGTAACTGACGGTACTACCATCACGGCGATGACGGCGGGAGGCCTGACCAGCGGCAATATCAACCTGGACGGCACCAGCGATGAGATCACCGGCCTGTCCAACACCACACTCACCGATCCCAGCTTCGCGATGGAAGGCCGAGCAGCCACCGAGGAGCAGTTGGACCTGGTCAACCAGACCGCCAACACCGGCTGGAACCTGACTGCCGAGGGCGCCGATGGCACCAATGTGGCGCCGGGCGACACAGTGGATCTGAGCAACAGCGACGGCAACCTGGTGATCGCCAAGAACGCCACCGATGGTGCTGAGGAAGATGTGATCTTCGATCTGGCCGACGACATCACGGTGGATAGCGTCACCGCGGGCGACAGCCTGCTCGATACCAACGGCCTGACGGTGGACGATGGCGCGGGCAATGTGGCCTCCACTACGGCCACCGGTACCACGGTAACCGACGGCACCACCACCACGGCGATGACGGCGGGAGGCGTGACCAGCGGCAATATCAATCTGGACGGCACCAGCGACGAGATCACCGGCCTGTCCAACACCACACTCACCGATCCCGGCTTCGCGACGGAAGGCCGAGCAGCCACCGAGGAGCAGTTGGACCTGGTCAACCAGACCGCCAACACCGGCTGGAACCTGACCGCCGAGGGCGCCGATGGCACCAATGTGGCGCCGGGCAACACGGTGGACTTGAGCAATACCGACGGCAACCTGGTGATTGCCAAGAACGCCACCGATGGTGCTGAGGAAGACGTGACCTTCGATCTCGCTGACGATGTCACGATCGGCAACAGCCTGACCATCAACAACGGCCCGACGCTCAATGACAACGGCATCGACATGGGGGGTGACAGGATCACCAATGTCGGCGGGCCAACGAATGGAGGCGATGCAGTCAATCTCGACTACTTCAACGAGAACAAGGCTCACTACTACAGCGTCAATGACGGTGGCGTGATCGGTGGCAACTATGACAACGACGGTGCTACCGGTGTGAACGCCATGGCCGGTGGGGTAGGTAGCCTGGCTTCGGCCGATGGTGCCATGGCATTGGGCTTCGGTGCCGACGCCCGCGTTCTCGATAGCGTGGCGCTGGGGAGTGGTTCGGTCTCCAGTCGAGCCGTAGCTCCCGCTTCGGGTAGTATTCCGGCGGGGAGTGCCAACATCACCTACAACACCACCGACAAGACACTGCTGGGAGCGGTCTCGGTTGGTTATGACGACGCCTACCGTCAGATCACCAATGTGGCGGATGGCACTCAGGAACACGACGCGGTGACAGTGCGGCAGTTGCAGGGTGCGATCGGCTCGGTGATCGATACGGGGATCATGTACTTCCATGCCAACTCGGCCCAACCGGATTCCATCGCGGCTGGTCCGGAGAGTATCGCGGTGGGGCCCGCGACGGTTGTCAACGGCGATGCCGGTATTGGCATGGGGAACGGTGCGATTGTGGAAATGACGGCGCCGGGCGGCACTGCCATCGGAGATGGCGCGCATGTGATGCTGGCCGACGGGATGGCACTGGGCACCTCTTCGCTGGCAGAGGCAGAGCAAGGTGTGGCACTCGGTGCGGGCGCGACGGTCAGCCACGATCAGAGCGTGGCGCTGGGCAGCAACTCGGTGACTGCCGAGCCAGTAGCCACTGCGGGCACGACCATTGCCAGCAGCAACTATGACTTTGCCGGTACTGCACCGCAAAGCACGGTGAGCGTGGGTGATGTGGGCAATGAACGTACCATCACCAATGTGGCGGCGGGACGACTCTCGGCGAGCAGCACTGATGCCATCAACGGCAGTCAGTTGTTCGCTACCAACCAGGCGGTGGAGAACGCTAGCCAGGGCTGGAATCTGACCGCCGAGGGCGCCGATGGCACCAATGTGGCGCCGGGCGACACAGTGGATCTGAGCAATACCGACGGCAACCTGGTGATCGCCAAGAACGCCGCCGATGGTGCCGAGGAAAGCGTGACCTTCGCTCTGTCGGACGATGTGACGATCGGCAACAGCCTGACCATCAACAACGGCCCGACGCTCAATGACAACGGCATCGACATGGGCGGTGACACCATCACCAATGTCGGCGCGCCGGTAAATGAAGGCGATGCGGTCAACAAGCAGTATGTCGATGGCGCGGGTGATGCGTTGGTTGCCGAGGGCATGAACTTCTCGGGTAACGACGGCGATACCATCCATCGTGACCTGGGCCAGACTCTGGCCGTGACCGGCGAGGCGAGTGCCGATGGCACCTTCAGTGGCACCAACCTGAAGACGGTGACCGATCCGGCTACTGGTGCCATCCAACTGCAGATGACGGATGCGCCGCAGTTCGGCAATGTGACCATCAACGACGGCGACACCGGCAGGATTACCGGCGTCACGGCGGGCACTGAGGACAACGATGCGGTCAACGTCAGTCAGCTCAACGACGTCAGCGACGTGGCCAACACCGGCTGGAACCTGACCGCCGAGGGCGCCGATGGCACCAATGTGGCGCCGGGCGACACAGTGGATCTGAGCAACAGCGATGGCAACCTGGTGATCGCCAAGAACGCCACCGATGGTGCCGAGGAAAGCGTGACCTTCGCTCTGTCGGACGATGTGACGATCGACAACAGCCTGACCATCAACAACGGCCCGACGCTCAATGACAACGGCATCGACATGGGCGGTGACACCATCACCAATGTTGGCGCGCCGGTAAATGAAGGCGATGCGGTCAACAAACAGTATGTCGATGGGGCTGGTGATGCGTTGATTGCCGAGGGCATGAACTTCTCGGGTAACGACGGCGATACCATCCATCGTGACCTGGGCCAGACTCTGGCAGTGACCGGCGAGGCGAGTGCCGATGGCACCTTCAGTGGCACCAACCTGAAGACGGTGACCGATCCGGCTACTGGTGCCATCCAGCTGCAGATGGCGGATGCGCCGCAGTTCGGCGATGTGACCATCAACGACGGTGGCAGCGGCAAGATATCTGGGGTTGCTGATGGTGATATCAATGAAGACAGCACCGATGTGGTGAATGGCAGTCAGCTTTGGGAAACCCAGCAAGCCCTGGAAGGGGAGCAGGTGCACTACTACAGCGTCAACGACGGCGGCACTCAAGGTGGCAACTACGCCAACGACGGTGCGACAGGCGTGAATGCCATTGCCGCGGGGGTGGATGCTACAGCCACGGCTGATGGTGCCATCGCCATTGGCGCTGGTGCCACAGCCAGCGAAGCCGGCAGTGTAGCGCTCGGCGCTGCATCAACAACTGATGCAGTTGTCGGAACCGCCGGTACTACTATCGGTGGTCAGACTTACACCTTTGCGGGCGCTGCACCGCTCGGTACTCTCAGCGTGGGGTCCGTCGGTGCCGAACGCACGATTACTCACGTAGCGGCAGGGCGAATTTCGGCCGACAGCACCGATGCGGTAAATGGCAGTCAGCTGTATGCCACCAATCAGGCAGTGGAGAGCATCGATAACCGAGTGGGGGATGTCGAGGGAGACGTCAGTGTGCTTGGTGACCGAGTGACCAATGTCGAGGGTGATGTGAGTAGCATCAGCAACGACCTTGGGGAGTTGGCCGATCAGGCGGTGAAGTACGATACCAATGACGACGGTAGCGTCAATTATGAATCGGTTACCCTGGCGGGTGGAGAAGGAACCACAATCACTAATCTGGCGGACGGTGAAGTGTCTGAAGGCAGTAGTGACGTGGTCAACGGCAGCCAGCTTTGGGCGGTTCAGAACCAGATCAACAACAGCCTCGCAACAGGTGAGACAAAGTACTTCAAGGCCAACTCTGAAGCAGCGGCTGCGCGTGTTGAGGGTGCCGAGAGCGTGGCGATGGGGCCGGAGAGCGTGGCCGCTGGCGATAACAGCGTGGCAGTTGGCAACGGAGCTCGAGCCGAGAGCGACGGCGGGGTGGCCCTGGGGGCTGGCTCGCAGGCAACTCGCGAAGGGATGAATGGTGCAGAGGAAGCCTTCTCCAACGAATCTGTCGCCTCGACACAGGGTGCGGTTTCAGTGGGTAGTCAAGGCGGTGAGCGCCAGATCACCCATGTGGCGGGTGGTACTGAAGCCACGGATGCGGTCAACGTGCGCCAACTGGAATCGGTGCAGGCAGGCTCGGTGAACTATGATCGCCACTCGGACGGCAGCGTGGATTACAGCTCGGTGACGTTTGGTCAGAAAGGAACACCGACGCAGATCCACAACGTTGCGCCTGGCACCGCGCCGACTGATGCGGCTAACGTGGGACAGCTGCAGGAGCTGAACCAGCAGTTCAACCATCAGATCGGTGGGCTCAGCAACCGCATCGATGAGGTTGAGCGCAATGCGAACGCCGGTATTGCGGGTGTCGCCGCCATGGGCGATGCACCCTATGTACCAGGTAAGCTGACGTACCATGTTGGAGGTGGCTATCACGGTGGTGAGAGTGCAGTAGGTCTCAATTTCCGTCGTACCGCAGATAACGGACGCTGGAGCTTGACGGCAGGAGCCGCCGGCTCTCGAGCGGGTGCCACGATAGGTATTGGAGTGTCGGGGGTTATCGATTAAGCCAGTCTCTCGTTTACATGGCCTTTGAATCCCGGTGCTCTGTATGTACCGCGTGTCGAATCAACGACGTTAGCGTGAATTACAGCTCGGTGACGCTAGGGCAGGAAGGGACGACGAGTTCACAACGTGACCCCTGGCACGGCCCGACCGATGCGGCCAAAGTGGGGCAACTGCAGGAGCTGAACCAGCAGTTCAACAGGTAACTTCGGCGCCGGTGCTGGTGCGGGTTTCCACTGGTAATCGAGGAGGGGGAGCATGGAACTGGGAACACGTCACGGCATGATACTGGCTTTGGGGGCCGTTGGTTTGTTGACTCTGGGGCTGCAGGGATGTGCCATGGGCACGGAATCGCCGGTACAGACGGCGAATGAGCAGGCATCATCGATGTCCGAAGCACAGAACGA
This Halomonas huangheensis DNA region includes the following protein-coding sequences:
- a CDS encoding YadA-like family protein: MATGFTAGRNVTGNANTAYGRMAGQNVEGSENLAFGTAAGRNVTGSDNVGIGQNAGEGVDGINNLAIGHETGRSVTGSQNVGLGISAGAGVTGFNNVGVGALAGGSSEGDYNVGVGERAGRIVTGDSNAALGHFAGNRVTGSDNVAIGHYAGTQVHVDPALRVEADRTVSIGNRAVAMADDAIAIGSGAQANGLQAISIGTGNQVDGDNSGAIGDPTTITGSGSYSLGNDNTIAADNAGTFGNDNVLGADADGSRIIGNGNDVDVADAFVIGNGADVTVAEGVALGNGSIADTGAGVAGYNPATGAADGLDAGIAATQSTTGALAVGDAGGGVFRQITGVAAGTEDSDAVNVAQLKGVEDLATTPLTFAGDSGSNVDRQLGETLNVTGGAAGTLTSGNIGVVGDGTDTLELQLAEDLDLGANGSVTAGDSLLDTNGLTVDDGAGNVATTTATGSTVTDGTTITAMTAGGLTSGNINLDGTSDEITGLSNTTLTDPSFAMEGRAATEEQLDLVNQTANTGWNLTAEGADGTNVAPGDTVDLSNSDGNLVIAKNATDGAEEDVIFDLADDITVDSVTAGDSLLDTNGLTVDDGAGNVASTTATGTTVTDGTTTTAMTAGGVTSGNINLDGTSDEITGLSNTTLTDPGFATEGRAATEEQLDLVNQTANTGWNLTAEGADGTNVAPGNTVDLSNTDGNLVIAKNATDGAEEDVTFDLADDVTIGNSLTINNGPTLNDNGIDMGGDRITNVGGPTNGGDAVNLDYFNENKAHYYSVNDGGVIGGNYDNDGATGVNAMAGGVGSLASADGAMALGFGADARVLDSVALGSGSVSSRAVAPASGSIPAGSANITYNTTDKTLLGAVSVGYDDAYRQITNVADGTQEHDAVTVRQLQGAIGSVIDTGIMYFHANSAQPDSIAAGPESIAVGPATVVNGDAGIGMGNGAIVEMTAPGGTAIGDGAHVMLADGMALGTSSLAEAEQGVALGAGATVSHDQSVALGSNSVTAEPVATAGTTIASSNYDFAGTAPQSTVSVGDVGNERTITNVAAGRLSASSTDAINGSQLFATNQAVENASQGWNLTAEGADGTNVAPGDTVDLSNTDGNLVIAKNAADGAEESVTFALSDDVTIGNSLTINNGPTLNDNGIDMGGDTITNVGAPVNEGDAVNKQYVDGAGDALVAEGMNFSGNDGDTIHRDLGQTLAVTGEASADGTFSGTNLKTVTDPATGAIQLQMTDAPQFGNVTINDGDTGRITGVTAGTEDNDAVNVSQLNDVSDVANTGWNLTAEGADGTNVAPGDTVDLSNSDGNLVIAKNATDGAEESVTFALSDDVTIDNSLTINNGPTLNDNGIDMGGDTITNVGAPVNEGDAVNKQYVDGAGDALIAEGMNFSGNDGDTIHRDLGQTLAVTGEASADGTFSGTNLKTVTDPATGAIQLQMADAPQFGDVTINDGGSGKISGVADGDINEDSTDVVNGSQLWETQQALEGEQVHYYSVNDGGTQGGNYANDGATGVNAIAAGVDATATADGAIAIGAGATASEAGSVALGAASTTDAVVGTAGTTIGGQTYTFAGAAPLGTLSVGSVGAERTITHVAAGRISADSTDAVNGSQLYATNQAVESIDNRVGDVEGDVSVLGDRVTNVEGDVSSISNDLGELADQAVKYDTNDDGSVNYESVTLAGGEGTTITNLADGEVSEGSSDVVNGSQLWAVQNQINNSLATGETKYFKANSEAAAARVEGAESVAMGPESVAAGDNSVAVGNGARAESDGGVALGAGSQATREGMNGAEEAFSNESVASTQGAVSVGSQGGERQITHVAGGTEATDAVNVRQLESVQAGSVNYDRHSDGSVDYSSVTFGQKGTPTQIHNVAPGTAPTDAANVGQLQELNQQFNHQIGGLSNRIDEVERNANAGIAGVAAMGDAPYVPGKLTYHVGGGYHGGESAVGLNFRRTADNGRWSLTAGAAGSRAGATIGIGVSGVID